The following proteins come from a genomic window of Tenebrio molitor chromosome 9, icTenMoli1.1, whole genome shotgun sequence:
- the LOC138138934 gene encoding fatty-acid amide hydrolase 2, whose protein sequence is MTNTMRQFFKPFIRIVHGVVEFLVHCLFKVVYCGSGQKMPPIKDLLLLESATSVAHKIRTRKITSVQVLDSFIDRIKEVNPMLNCVVAERFDQARREAQAADDLIRSGTIPDETLAREKPFLGVPFTTKDCIAVKGMIHTSGLVKRRNCIAEDDADAIAYLRAAGAYPIALTNVSELCMWWESANTLHGRSSNPYNTNHIVGGSSGGEGCLQGAAGSAFGIGSDIGGSIRMPSFFNGVFGHKPSKFVVSNNGQYPAPITTEQTSFLGIGPICRRAEDLLPLLKVIAGKNAPELRLDEPVDIKQVQFYYQDCDMGSVGVSPVHHEIKELFGKISLHLEKAHGIKTKKVAIQRFRKSGPIWFANMKTPNGPSFQEQLANLEGSINPYVELVKWCFRRSDHTFIGIVTALADKGGCKYGDDKHTYLVEERGKLRRDMEDLLGDDGVFLYPTHPTAAPFHNEPLVKPFNFSYTAIINVLGFPATNIPMGLNSEGLPIGIQVVAKTKNDRLCLAVARELEKAFGGWVPPSVEA, encoded by the exons ATGACGAATACGATGCGACAATTTTTCAAGCCCTTCATCCGGATAGTGCACGGAGTGGTGGAGTTCTTGGTCCACTGTCTGTTCAAGGTCGTGTACTGCGGCTCCGGGCAGAAGATGCCGCCCATCAAGGACCTCCTGCTCCTCGAATCGGCCACTTCCGTGGCGCACAAGATCAGGACCAGAAAA ATAACGAGCGTCCAAGTGTTGGACTCTTTCATAGACCGGATAAAGGAAGTGAATCCGATGTTGAACTGCGTCGTTGCCGAGCGCTTCGACCAGGCCCGGAGGGAAGCCCAAGCTGCCGACGACCTTATCAGATCCGGAACCATCCCTGATGAGACCCTCGCCCGCGAGAAACCCTTCCTTGGCGTGCCTTTCACCACCAAAGACTGCATCGCCGTCAAGG GCATGATCCACACATCTGGCCTGGTGAAGAGGAGGAACTGCATCGCCGAGGACGACGCTGACGCCATCGCCTACCTCAGAGCCGCCGGAGCTTATCCGATAGCCTTGACCAACGTGTCGGAGCTTTGCATgtg GTGGGAGAGCGCGAATACGCTGCACGGGCGCTCGTCCAACCCCTACAACACGAACCACATCGTGGGCGGCTCGTCCGGGGGCGAGGGCTGCCTTCAAGGGGCGGCGGGCTCCGCGTTCGGCATCGGCTCCGACATAGGTGGCTCGATCCGGATGCCGTCGTTTTTCAACGGCGTGTTCGGCCACAAACCGTCGAAGTTCGTGGTGTCGAACAACGGCCAATACCCCGCCCCCATCACGACCGAACAGACAAGTTTCCTGGGGATCGGGCCAATATGCAGACGCGCCGAGGATCTTCTCCCCCTGTTGAAAGTCATCGCGGGAAAGAACGCCCCCGAACTGCGACTGGACGAGCCCGTCGACATCAAACAAGTCCAGTTCTACTACCAGGACTGCGACATGGGGTCAGTAGGCGTGTCGCCGGTCCACCACGAGATCAAAGAGCTCTTCGGAAAGATCTCGTTGCACCTGGAGAAGGCGCACGGCATCAAGACGAAGAAAGTAGCGATCCAGCGGTTCCGCAAGAGCGGCCCCATCTGGTTCGCCAACATGAAGACCCCGAACGGGCCGTCCTTCCAGGAGCAGTTGGCCAACCTGGAGGGGTCGATCAACCCGTACGTGGAGCTGGTGAAGTGGTGCTTCAGGAGGTCGGACCACACCTTCATCGGAATCGTGACCGCGTTGGCCGACAAAGGAGGTTGCAAATACGGCGACGACAAACACACTTATCTAGTCGAGGAGCGGGGCAAGTTGAGGCGCGACATGGAGGACCTGCTCGGGGACGACGGCGTCTTCCTCTACCCGACCCACCCAACGGCCGCCCCCTTCCACAACGAGCCACTCGTCAAGCCGTTCAACTTCAGCTACACGGCCATCATCAACGTTCTGGGGTTCCCCGCCACCAACATTCCGATGGGACTGAACAGCGAGGGGCTGCCTATCGGGATCCAGGTGGTGGCCAAAACCAAGAACGACCGACTGTGTCTGGCCGTGGCCAGGGAGCTGGAAAAGGCGTTCGGGGGATGGGTGCCCCCCTCGGTCGAGGCCTGA
- the Den1 gene encoding sentrin-specific protease 8, which produces MNKDPIILSYDESLLRKSDLDLLYGPHWLNDNIISFYFEYLKNTFKAAPYILFVSPEVTQCIKIIPSSQVKVFLDPLEANSKRFIFFALNDNERPQTAGGSHWSLLLFSRSDETLYHFDSSRGLNCEQAENFAKKLFSYLNIRGHFKEKMSAQQTNGYDCGIYLICYAEHLAQHLVTYQTVDYFYSDDDVRNSVGTMRNEIVNVIERLRG; this is translated from the exons ATGAATAAAGACCCCATAATCCTGAGCTACGATGAAAGTTTACTGAGAAAATCTGACTTGGACCTACTGTATGGTCCCCATTGGCTCAATGACAACATAATTTCCTTCTATTTCGAGTACTTAAAGAACACTTTCAAAGCGGCCCCCTACATCCTATTTGTCTCCCCGGAAGTCACACAATGCATTAAAATAATCCCCAGTTCTCAGGTGAAGGTGTTTCTCGACCCTTTGGAGGCCAACAGCAAGCGCTTTATTTTTTTCGCGTTGAACGACAACGAACGGCCCCAGACCGCCGGCGGGAGTCACTGGAGCCTGCTCCTGTTTTCAcg ATCTGACGAGACCCTGTATCATTTTGACTCATCTCGAGGTTTAAACTGCGAACAAGCTGAGAATTTCGCGAAGAAGCTGTTCTCTTATCTGAACATTCGGGGGCACTTCAAGGAGAAGATGTCGGCTCAACAGACCAACGGGTACGACTGCGGCATTTACTTAATTTGCTACGCAGAGCACCTAGCGCAACATCTGGTCACATACCAGACagttgattatttttattcagatGACGACGTGAGGAACAGCGTGGGGACCATGAGGAATGAAATCGTCAACGTGATCGAGCGGTTGAGGGGTTAG
- the LOC138138930 gene encoding transcription termination factor 2-like, with product MDYCKENDSFGDESFHVYREKNKKARAIIDSDSDDSDESFATDLRTESENFSEDGEDVHISGLAEAKQDVNIQDSFSEDEEQEDFPKDEEGVFDEKDIVESDSDEQEIEGDNEQEIDLTLSENAQKEVDLSSEKDEEDIEIIDNSLSIVEVSSEEEMPSSSLKQMTMKSFLIKTSKESHLKQKASSIEKINVGQGQYQEQVKKVSSIESDLLRAKNAMRVIKLENLPDKGKSLVEKEKSLSRMLEEQKAVLANMIPDPEPASSSLNKINIAWDEIEAGVDAVAPRTFGKKGVARFNAEKHMAVETLDSLHKSLETCPSEQDYMDDPQGLRVPLMTHQKRALAWLSWREKQKPSGGLLADDMGLGKTLTMISLIIKSRELGDSEREEEQYRDKYPGGSLVVCPASLINQWSGEVERRTKRGLLGVEVHHGPKRETKAKRLAKHDLVITTYALVLSESEKNGPLFGVRWRRIILDEAHQIRNHRSRTSEAACRLSGKSRWALTGTPVHNKELDMYALLKFLRCTPFDNLQVWKHWVGDKSTGGQMRLHAVISSLMLRRTKAELMENGVLQSLPERKWELVPVKLHKNEMDVYQKVLIFSRTLFAQFLHQRAAKNQDAYDMKFTGAPPDPNGEYFKMRNRLLKLNRVKEVSQHEILVLLLRLRQICCHPSLIKQMLHGDEDLGEAEDQEQTEELNLLEQLNRLNIDDSDGQVVASDESVGLKEASKGFLHASNPVFQSDRRSSKIEALLTLLKEKVSSQDKAIVVSQWTSLLQLVAKHVKNDRIAFDCLDGTIPVHKRMAIVDNFNDPNSETKVLLLSLTAGGVGLNLVGANHLFLLDLHWNPQLENQAQDRIYRMGQTKTIFVYKFMAVDTIEERIKALQEMKLEIADSMLTGSKKVINSKLTLQDLKLLFDFK from the exons ATGGACTACTGTAAGGAAAACGACTCTTTCGGCGACGAATCCTTCC ATGTATAcagagaaaaaaacaaaaaagcacgTGCAATAATTGACTCTGATTCTGATGATAGTGATGAGAGTTTTGCTACAGATTTGAGGACAGAATCAGAGAACTTCAGCGAGGATG GTGAAGATGTCCATATATCTGGTTTAGCAGAAGCCAAACAAGATGTCAATATCCAAGATTCTTTCAGTGAAGATGAAGAGCAAGAAGATTTTCCAAAAGATGAGGAAGGTGTTTTTGATGAGAAAGACATTGTTGAGAGTGATAGTGATGAGCAAGAAATTGAGGGTGATAATGAGCAAGAGATTGACTTAACATTAAGTGAAAATGCACAAAAGGAAGTTGATTTGAGCTCTGAGAAAGATGAAGAAGATATAGAAATCATTGATAATTCTTTAAGTATTGTTGAAGTTAGTAGTGAGGAGGAGATGCCTTCCAGTTCCCTTAAACAGATGACAATGAAGTCTTTCCTAATCAAAACTTCAAAGGAATctcatttaaaacaaaaagcttcatcaatagaaaaaattaatgtggGGCAAGGGCAATACCAAGAACAAGTAAAAAAAGTCAGTTCTATTGAAAGTGATCTGTTGAGGGCAAAA AACGCAATGAGGGTGATAAAGTTGGAGAACTTGCCAGACAAGGGAAAATCCTTGgtggaaaaagaaaaatcccTAAGCAGGATGCTGGAGGAGCAGAAAGCTGTACTGGCCAACATGATACCTGACCCTGAACCGGCTTCCAGCTCcctcaacaaaataaacattgCTTGGGACGAAATCGAAGCAGGTGTCGACGCGGTGGCGCCAAGAACGTTCGGTAAAAAGG GGGTCGCTCGGTTCAACGCGGAAAAGCACATGGCGGTAGAGACGCTCGATTCTCTACACAAATCCCTAGAAACGTGTCCCTCGGAACAGGATTACATGGATGACCCCCAGGGACTCAGAGTGCCTCTGATGACCCACCAAAAGAGGGCTCTGGCGTGGCTGTCGTGGcgcgaaaaacaaaaaccatcAGGGGGTCTCCTGGCCGACGACATGGGCCTCGGCAAGACCCTCACCATGATCTCGCTCATAATCAAATCAAGAGAGCTGGGCGACAGCGAAAGAGAAGAGGAACAATACCGAGACAAGTACCCAGGAGGCAGCCTCGTCGTGTGTCCCGCGAGTCTCATCAATCAGTGGTCGGGGGAGGTGGAGAGGAGGACCAAGCGGGGACTGCTAGGGGTGGAAGTTCACCACGGTCCGAAGCGAGAGACCAAAGCGAAACG GCTAGCCAAGCACGACTTGGTCATCACAACTTACGCACTGGTCCTCAGCGAGAGCGAGAAGAACGGGCCGCTGTTCGGGGTGAGGTGGCGGCGAATCATCCTCGACGAGGCCCACCAGATCCGCAACCACAGATCTCGCACCTCGGAGGCGGCGTGCCGACTGTCGGGGAAGTCCCGGTGGGCGCTGACCGGCACGCCGGTCCACAACAAAGAACTGGACATGTACGCCCTGCTCAAGTTCCTCAGGTGCACGCCTTTCGACAACCTGCAGGTGTGGAAGCACTGGGTGGGGGACAAGAGCACCGGGGGGCAGATGCGCCTCCACGCCGTCATCTCGTCGCTGATGCTGCGCCGCACCAAAGCGGAACTGATGGAAAACGGAGTGCTCCAAAGCCTCCCGGAGAGGAAGTGGGAACTGGTGCCGGTGAAGCTCCACAAGAACGAGATGGACGTCTACCAGAAAGTGCTGATCTTCTCGAGGACGCTGTTCGCGCAGTTCTTGCACCAGCGCGCCGCGAAGAACCAAGACGCGTACGATATGAAGTTCACCGGGGCCCCAC CCGATCCGAACGGCGAGTACTTCAAGATGAGGAACCGGCTGTTGAAGCTGAACCGAGTGAAGGAAGTTAGCCAGCACGAAATCCTCGTCCTGTTGCTCCGACTGAGACAGATCTGCTGCCACCCTTCGCTGATCAAGCAGATGCTGCACGGCGACGAAGACCTGGGCGAGGCGGAAGACCAGGAGCAAACGGAAGAGTTGAACCTTCTGGAACAGCTCAACAGGCTCAACATCGACGACAGCGACGGACAAGTGGTAGCGAGCGACGAGAGCGTGGGCCTGAAGGAGGCGTCCAAAGGTTTTCTACACGCGTCGAACCCAGTCTTCCAGAGCGACCGGCGCAGCAGCAAG ATTGAGGCTTTGCTCACCTTGCTGAAAGAAAAAGTATCGAGTCAGGACAAAGCGATCGTGGTCTCGCAGTGGACCAGTCTGCTGCAGTTGGTCGCCAAGCACGTCAAAAACGACAGGATCGCGTTTGACTGTTTGGACGGGACGATTCCCGTCCACAAGAGAATGGCGATCGTCGACAACTTCAACGACCCCAACAGCGAGACCAAGGTGTTGTTGCTGTCGCTGACGGCCGGCGGCGTCGGCTTGAATCTGGTCGGCGCCAATCACTTGTTTCTTCTGGATCTCCACTGGAACCCCCAGCTGGAGAACCAAGCGCAAGACAGGATCTACAGGATGGGACAGACCAAAACTATCTTCGTGTACAA GTTTATGGCAGTTGACACCATCGAGGAGCGGATCAAAGCCTTGCAAGAAATGAAGCTGGAAATCGCCGACTCGATGCTGACGGGGTCCAAGAAAGTTATAAACAGCAAACTGACCCTGCAGGATTTGAAATTACTCTTCGATTTCAAGTGA